A window of the Cystobacter fuscus genome harbors these coding sequences:
- a CDS encoding DUF2380 domain-containing protein encodes MAQAQDDLPRGVREALGDGPEVRSMRVTGKGGAGMAESPQHHVLPKEFRDWFEQRGFTGEMDINQFCVELEQAHHQAIHGGGNWRLGRTWPGEWNQMIMKALRDAETVAGRMLTPNAILKLVAREMRRHNIPVNFTPWRGR; translated from the coding sequence ATGGCACAGGCGCAAGACGATTTGCCGCGCGGCGTGCGCGAGGCTCTCGGGGACGGGCCCGAGGTGCGGAGCATGCGGGTGACGGGCAAAGGCGGAGCTGGCATGGCCGAGTCACCGCAGCACCATGTCCTACCGAAAGAGTTCCGCGATTGGTTCGAGCAGCGCGGCTTCACCGGCGAAATGGACATCAACCAGTTCTGCGTTGAGCTGGAGCAGGCACACCACCAAGCAATACACGGCGGTGGGAACTGGCGCCTCGGCCGCACATGGCCCGGTGAATGGAACCAGATGATCATGAAGGCGCTGCGCGATGCCGAGACCGTCGCTGGCCGGATGCTGACGCCGAACGCGATCCTGAAGCTCGTCGCTCGGGAGATGAGGCGCCATAATATTCCGGTGAACTTCACTCCTTGGAGAGGGCGATGA
- a CDS encoding sugar ABC transporter substrate-binding protein — protein MKSRSLPCLLLALLLASWSGSARAAEVVVWHGYRAAERTALEKVVAAYNAAQGESGTRVKLLAIPSDAFTDKISATLSRGVGPDVFVFPQDRLGGWVEGGALLEPLDFFLEPAVRERYVPGTLEAMTYRGSVYALPLDFKAITLLYNKKLMPTPPRTTGEMLAACKALRAKTPDKSSVCLAYPYTDFYYHAALMHAFGGRVFDPGPQVRLDSPENVKSLELLLRWTSQEGLLPAEPSTALVTSLFNEGKAALVFSGPWFVGEIAQGIDYGLAPLPTVDEAGGKPLRPWMTVEGVGISSHSANKDAAYDFVRYLTGPEGARLMATQGRQNPAFAPIYEDKAIGADPVLAAIREQARTALPMPNLPEMTMVWSPATSAMNAVLHKLATPKAALDEAQRTVQKSVTALRRGAKAPTEAPAKAPAPARK, from the coding sequence ATGAAGAGCCGTTCGTTGCCTTGCCTGCTGCTTGCGCTGCTGCTCGCCTCGTGGAGCGGGAGCGCCCGCGCCGCCGAGGTGGTGGTGTGGCACGGCTACCGCGCCGCCGAGCGCACCGCCCTGGAGAAGGTCGTGGCCGCGTACAACGCCGCCCAGGGCGAGTCCGGCACGCGGGTGAAGCTGCTCGCCATCCCCTCGGATGCCTTCACGGACAAGATCTCCGCGACCCTGTCGCGCGGCGTGGGCCCGGACGTCTTCGTCTTCCCCCAGGACAGGCTCGGCGGCTGGGTGGAGGGCGGCGCGCTGCTCGAGCCGCTCGACTTCTTCCTGGAGCCCGCCGTGCGCGAGCGCTACGTGCCGGGCACGCTCGAGGCGATGACCTACCGGGGCTCCGTCTACGCCCTGCCCCTGGACTTCAAGGCCATCACCCTCCTCTACAACAAGAAGCTCATGCCCACCCCGCCGCGCACCACGGGCGAGATGCTCGCCGCGTGCAAGGCGTTGCGCGCGAAGACGCCGGACAAGTCGAGCGTGTGCCTCGCCTATCCGTACACGGACTTCTACTACCACGCGGCCTTGATGCATGCCTTTGGCGGGCGGGTGTTCGACCCGGGCCCCCAGGTGCGGCTGGACTCACCGGAGAACGTCAAGTCCCTGGAGCTGCTCTTGCGCTGGACGTCCCAGGAAGGCCTGTTGCCCGCCGAGCCCTCCACCGCGCTCGTCACGAGCCTGTTCAACGAGGGCAAGGCGGCGCTCGTCTTCTCCGGCCCCTGGTTCGTCGGGGAGATCGCCCAGGGCATCGACTACGGGCTGGCGCCGCTGCCCACCGTGGACGAGGCGGGCGGCAAGCCGCTGCGGCCGTGGATGACGGTGGAGGGCGTGGGCATCTCCTCGCACTCGGCGAACAAGGACGCCGCCTATGACTTCGTGCGCTACCTCACCGGCCCCGAGGGCGCACGCCTCATGGCCACCCAGGGCCGGCAGAACCCCGCCTTCGCGCCCATCTACGAGGACAAGGCCATCGGCGCGGATCCCGTGCTCGCCGCCATCCGCGAGCAGGCCCGGACGGCCCTGCCCATGCCCAACCTGCCGGAGATGACCATGGTCTGGTCCCCGGCGACCTCGGCCATGAACGCCGTGCTCCACAAGCTCGCCACACCCAAGGCCGCGCTGGACGAGGCCCAACGCACCGTCCAGAAGAGCGTCACGGCCCTGCGGCGGGGAGCCAAGGCCCCGACCGAGGCTCCCGCCAAGGCTCCGGCTCCCGCGAGGAAGTGA
- a CDS encoding serine/threonine protein kinase encodes MSQVRYQLLGPLFPGEGANRPHLALSLEDGQPPRPVVLIWAPAEVTQDAAALARLHKETERAVVIEHPNILRVHALVTLDGRVARVTEYADGEPLRHVLEGCPRLPPLFAALIAMEAATGVHFAHMAGNDDGTPYVHGDLRPETLMISAKGQVKVTGYGALGVAPREKDGRRVRNRRLYSAPEQLLGGREASSVPTDVFLLGLLLHECLSGRKPFQDSIDRDKAILSRPLPPLPEDVPLAYNEIIRRATAKRAKERYPTALAFREALEALVGELPSSTALAEFLIRQIPHDNETRRFRKALIEQGLAELARNTPPSLPAPVAPGSAAPPPGTPGHAPPPPGTPVYAAPPPGTPGSAPPPPGAPVYAAPPPPSAMRSRAAVGGLAFVGTLLFVSAVGFIWKNIQHEPEYLGPDAGVADVNTMVVEEVPAAPPDAGVAVAPSPPPAKAGSSAPLTPVQIFVTPEVMLYVDGRQVGRSPQTVPMTPGRHLISLVDANRGLRTARSIDVRATQEKVQFNMRVNLGSVLILAESGAKVFLDGQSLGVAPLAEYPVFEGEHHVRVINPDKSVQERDFVMPGAPPGERIVLNAKSSDGSEGVATEAGE; translated from the coding sequence ATGAGCCAGGTTCGCTACCAGTTGCTCGGCCCCCTCTTTCCTGGCGAAGGCGCCAATCGGCCCCATCTCGCCCTTTCCCTCGAGGACGGCCAGCCCCCCAGACCCGTGGTGTTGATCTGGGCGCCTGCCGAGGTCACCCAGGACGCCGCGGCATTGGCGCGACTTCACAAGGAAACGGAGCGCGCCGTCGTCATCGAACACCCCAACATCCTCCGGGTGCACGCCCTGGTGACCCTGGACGGGCGCGTGGCCCGGGTGACGGAGTACGCCGACGGCGAGCCCCTGCGCCACGTGCTGGAGGGCTGTCCGCGGCTGCCGCCCCTGTTCGCCGCGCTCATCGCCATGGAGGCGGCCACGGGTGTTCATTTCGCCCACATGGCGGGCAACGACGACGGCACGCCCTACGTCCATGGCGACCTGCGTCCGGAGACGCTGATGATCTCCGCCAAGGGCCAGGTGAAGGTGACGGGCTACGGCGCGCTCGGCGTGGCGCCGCGCGAGAAGGATGGCCGCCGGGTGCGCAACCGCCGCCTGTACAGCGCGCCCGAGCAGTTGCTCGGCGGCCGCGAGGCCTCGTCCGTTCCCACCGACGTGTTCCTCCTGGGCCTGCTGCTGCACGAGTGCCTCTCGGGGCGCAAACCCTTCCAGGACTCGATCGATCGGGACAAGGCCATCCTCTCGAGGCCCCTGCCGCCGCTGCCGGAGGACGTGCCGCTCGCCTACAACGAGATCATCCGCCGCGCCACGGCCAAGCGCGCCAAGGAGCGCTACCCGACGGCCCTCGCCTTCCGCGAGGCCCTGGAGGCCCTGGTGGGTGAGCTGCCCTCGTCCACCGCGCTCGCCGAGTTCCTCATCCGGCAGATTCCCCACGACAACGAGACGCGGCGCTTCCGCAAGGCGTTGATCGAGCAGGGCCTGGCCGAGCTGGCCCGGAACACCCCCCCCTCGCTTCCCGCCCCCGTGGCACCCGGCTCCGCGGCCCCGCCACCGGGGACGCCCGGCCACGCGCCGCCACCTCCGGGAACGCCCGTGTACGCGGCCCCGCCTCCAGGCACGCCCGGCTCCGCGCCGCCGCCGCCAGGAGCGCCCGTGTACGCGGCGCCTCCCCCTCCGTCCGCCATGCGCTCGCGCGCCGCGGTGGGAGGGCTCGCCTTCGTGGGCACGCTCTTGTTCGTGAGCGCCGTGGGCTTCATCTGGAAGAACATCCAGCACGAGCCCGAGTACCTGGGCCCCGACGCGGGCGTGGCCGACGTCAACACGATGGTCGTCGAGGAGGTGCCGGCGGCGCCGCCCGACGCCGGCGTGGCGGTGGCACCGAGCCCGCCTCCCGCCAAGGCGGGCTCCTCCGCGCCCCTCACGCCCGTGCAGATCTTCGTCACGCCCGAGGTGATGCTCTACGTCGATGGCCGCCAGGTGGGCCGCTCGCCCCAGACGGTGCCCATGACGCCCGGCCGCCACCTCATCTCCCTGGTGGATGCGAACCGGGGCCTGCGCACCGCGCGCAGCATCGACGTGCGCGCCACCCAGGAGAAGGTCCAGTTCAACATGCGGGTGAACCTGGGCTCCGTGCTCATCCTCGCCGAGTCGGGGGCCAAGGTCTTCCTGGATGGCCAATCCCTGGGCGTGGCCCCCCTGGCCGAGTACCCCGTCTTCGAGGGCGAGCACCACGTGCGCGTCATCAACCCGGACAAGAGCGTCCAGGAGCGGGACTTCGTCATGCCGGGCGCCCCTCCCGGTGAGCGCATCGTGCTCAACGCGAAGAGCTCCGACGGCTCCGAAGGCGTCGCGACCGAAGCCGGAGAGTGA
- a CDS encoding sensor histidine kinase: MAGEQIAERVSVLLRRLSRVHGAVVMAVGLVVLTAWVFDLTSLKGLRPGLPTMKANTALCFILSGAALLIAGLTRPPPALRRASVASAVLVVLISSLTLVQYVLDVNLGLDELLVVDPARHVELGYPGRMAPNTTLCFLLLGMALLCLEMETRVVGWPSQYLAALVGVISLVGLAGYLYGQQEFTGIARYTQMAVHTTACFLLLALGVLEARATRGVMRVVSGPGLGGALARWLLPPAFVLPILIVGVVLWAYRSAAFPLPFALALIASGNVMIFTVLVWAAAFALDRAESQRLRGEEERIGLQAREQAARDEATAQQRERTRAENAERDAQRAVREREDILAVVSHDLKNPLSSIGMSTRLLRRLLPEDEAGERMRKHTHTIERSVERMDRLIRDLLDMASLQANQVKLNLESHEVEELVREGLLLLEPLAVEASIELRTRLPPEHCQVRCDRDRFFQVLSNLVGNALKFTPERGTVTVEVVPEASAVRFLVHDTGPGIPAEALPHLFERFWRVEGTGKKGTGLGLSISRGLVKAQGGTMDVRSEQGRGSTFCFTLPRVSAPAPQG; encoded by the coding sequence ATGGCGGGCGAGCAGATCGCTGAACGTGTCTCCGTACTCCTGCGGCGGTTGTCTCGTGTTCATGGCGCGGTGGTGATGGCGGTGGGGCTCGTGGTCCTCACCGCGTGGGTGTTCGACCTGACCTCGCTCAAGGGGCTGCGGCCGGGCCTGCCCACCATGAAGGCCAACACGGCCCTGTGCTTCATTCTCTCGGGAGCGGCCCTGCTGATCGCCGGCCTCACGCGGCCCCCGCCCGCGCTGCGGCGCGCCTCGGTGGCGAGCGCGGTGCTCGTGGTCCTCATCAGCTCCCTGACGCTCGTGCAGTACGTGCTGGACGTGAACCTGGGCCTGGACGAGCTGCTCGTGGTGGACCCCGCGCGCCACGTGGAGCTCGGCTACCCGGGACGCATGGCCCCCAACACCACCCTGTGCTTCCTGCTGCTCGGGATGGCGCTGCTGTGTCTCGAGATGGAGACGCGGGTGGTGGGCTGGCCCTCGCAGTACCTCGCCGCGCTCGTGGGCGTCATCTCCCTGGTAGGCCTCGCGGGCTACCTCTACGGGCAGCAGGAATTCACCGGCATCGCGCGCTATACGCAGATGGCGGTGCACACCACGGCGTGCTTCCTGCTGCTGGCGCTCGGCGTCCTCGAGGCCCGCGCCACCCGGGGCGTCATGCGGGTCGTCTCCGGCCCGGGCCTGGGGGGAGCGCTCGCGCGCTGGCTGCTGCCGCCGGCGTTCGTGCTGCCCATCCTCATCGTGGGCGTGGTGCTCTGGGCCTACCGCTCCGCGGCCTTCCCCCTCCCCTTCGCCCTGGCGCTCATCGCCTCGGGCAACGTGATGATCTTCACCGTGCTGGTGTGGGCGGCCGCGTTCGCGCTGGACCGGGCCGAGTCCCAGCGCCTGCGCGGCGAGGAGGAGCGCATCGGCCTGCAAGCCCGGGAGCAGGCCGCGCGCGACGAGGCCACCGCCCAGCAGCGCGAGCGCACCCGGGCGGAGAACGCCGAGCGCGACGCCCAGCGCGCCGTGCGCGAGCGCGAGGACATCCTCGCCGTGGTGAGTCATGACTTGAAGAACCCGCTGAGCAGCATCGGCATGAGCACCCGGCTGCTGCGGCGGCTGCTTCCCGAGGACGAGGCCGGCGAGCGGATGCGCAAGCACACCCACACCATCGAGCGCTCGGTGGAGCGGATGGATCGGCTCATCCGGGATCTGCTCGACATGGCGAGCCTCCAGGCGAACCAGGTGAAGCTGAACCTGGAGTCCCACGAGGTGGAGGAGCTGGTGCGCGAGGGCCTGCTGCTGCTCGAGCCGCTGGCCGTGGAGGCCTCCATCGAGCTGCGCACGCGGCTGCCGCCGGAGCACTGCCAGGTGCGGTGCGATCGGGACCGCTTCTTCCAGGTGTTGAGCAACCTGGTGGGCAACGCGCTCAAGTTCACTCCCGAGCGGGGCACGGTGACGGTGGAGGTGGTGCCCGAGGCGTCCGCCGTGCGCTTCCTGGTGCATGACACCGGTCCGGGCATTCCCGCCGAGGCGCTGCCCCACCTCTTCGAGCGCTTCTGGCGCGTCGAGGGCACGGGCAAGAAGGGCACGGGGCTCGGACTCTCCATCAGCCGGGGACTCGTGAAGGCCCAGGGGGGCACGATGGACGTACGCAGCGAGCAGGGCCGGGGAAGCACCTTCTGCTTCACCCTGCCCCGGGTGTCCGCGCCCGCCCCCCAGGGGTGA
- a CDS encoding type VI immunity family protein — MKHPIPRIRRHAPPDNGGRLLQREVLRLVLHLPFGHRELATPVSHALEVYLRNAGLGADAFTGYSLGEEPMPLDADGWADIRDTLAPPPRDAFLDEQTEESFLKQKMKEQFDRTVELSIGATGVTGYGFFYWARLPWRPPVQDQVSLVSFSWPTEHLEAHGLERMRAEIMELAALLPYVSGHAGLAFSSPNLWGPSMKDLHEEALRYPGLDVTHGQRDLGSRVDGVHWLNFLGPEVLTQVGGAEALRSRLHSPSTSVQPLGGNRAVVALGVEPEAGDLLRGDTLPAYRELAHVLKPWLFPHPEHVSWRDCPPDMARRWWRRFLD, encoded by the coding sequence ATGAAGCATCCCATTCCTCGGATTCGTCGCCATGCCCCGCCCGACAACGGAGGACGCCTCCTCCAGCGGGAAGTGCTCCGTCTCGTGCTGCACCTGCCCTTCGGGCATCGGGAACTCGCAACACCCGTCAGTCATGCGCTCGAGGTGTACTTGCGGAACGCGGGCCTGGGGGCAGACGCCTTCACCGGGTATTCCCTGGGAGAGGAGCCCATGCCGCTCGATGCGGACGGTTGGGCTGACATCCGGGACACCCTGGCGCCACCTCCTCGGGATGCCTTCCTGGATGAGCAGACGGAGGAGTCTTTCCTCAAGCAGAAGATGAAGGAGCAGTTCGACCGCACGGTGGAACTCTCGATTGGAGCCACCGGCGTCACCGGTTACGGCTTCTTCTACTGGGCGCGTCTGCCGTGGCGCCCGCCCGTCCAGGACCAGGTCAGTCTGGTGAGCTTCTCCTGGCCCACCGAGCACCTGGAAGCGCACGGACTCGAGCGGATGCGAGCGGAGATCATGGAGCTGGCCGCGCTGCTGCCCTATGTGTCGGGCCACGCGGGACTGGCCTTCTCCTCTCCCAATCTCTGGGGGCCCTCCATGAAGGACCTCCACGAGGAGGCATTGCGCTACCCAGGACTGGACGTGACGCATGGCCAGCGCGACCTGGGCTCGCGCGTGGACGGCGTGCACTGGCTCAACTTCCTCGGTCCGGAGGTGCTGACCCAGGTGGGAGGGGCCGAGGCGCTCCGCTCCCGGCTGCACTCCCCTTCCACCTCCGTGCAACCACTCGGGGGCAATCGGGCCGTGGTGGCGCTCGGCGTGGAGCCCGAGGCGGGAGACCTGCTCCGGGGCGACACGTTGCCCGCCTACCGCGAACTGGCGCACGTGCTCAAGCCCTGGCTCTTCCCCCACCCCGAGCACGTCTCCTGGCGCGACTGTCCTCCAGACATGGCCCGTCGCTGGTGGCGTCGCTTCCTCGACTGA
- a CDS encoding NADP-dependent malic enzyme, which yields MAMDEDFRKAALDYHRLPRPGKLAIEPTKRMATQRDLALAYSPGVAAACEAIVADPDAARDLTARGNLVGVITNGTAVLGLGSIGPLAGKPVMEGKAVLFKKFAGIDVFDIEVDTTDPERFVDVVSALEPTFGGINLEDIKAPECFVIERALRARMKIPVFHDDQHGTAIVCAAAIRNGLVLQGKKLEEIKLVTSGAGAAALACVDLLVEMGLPVANVTLTDIKGVVHADRGDEMAPNMARYAHKTSARTLPEVLGGADVFLGLSAPRVLKAEWLHLLAPKPIILALANPEPEIRPDAAMEARPDAIVATGRSDFPNQVNNVLCFPFVFRGALDVGATEINEPMKRAAAEAIAELARVEANEVVAQAYGGTAHVFGPRYIIPKPFDPRLILKIAPAVAKAAMDSGVARRPIADFEAYQRELELFVYRSGQLMRPVFELARRTPRRVAYAEGEDDRVLRAVQSVVDEQLAEPVLIGRRRVITERIKELGLRLEVGRDVRVVDPSEDTDIIEPLIKRYQTLVDRRGVPLDAAARRVVRRPTVAASMLLESGQVDAALCGSRDDWGRHMTYVMPIIPKRQDVGRIYALSALILQNGALFFCDTHVNIDPTAEQVAEMTLLAADAVRRFGITPKAALLSHSSFGAGNSQSAIKMRQALKLVRQRAPELEVDGEMHADAALSETLRHRLVSHSPLTGSANLLVMPTLDAANIAMTLLSAATEALLVGPLLLGISKPIQVLVPRVTARGIVNMTALAAAQAHVLEQGTPR from the coding sequence ATGGCGATGGACGAGGATTTTCGCAAAGCGGCGCTCGACTACCACCGGCTGCCCCGGCCCGGAAAGCTGGCCATCGAGCCGACCAAGCGCATGGCCACCCAGCGCGATCTCGCGCTGGCCTACTCCCCCGGCGTGGCGGCCGCGTGCGAGGCGATCGTCGCCGACCCCGACGCCGCGCGCGACCTGACGGCCCGAGGCAACCTCGTGGGCGTCATCACCAACGGCACCGCCGTGCTGGGCCTGGGCAGCATCGGTCCGCTCGCCGGCAAGCCCGTCATGGAGGGCAAGGCCGTCCTCTTCAAGAAGTTCGCCGGCATCGACGTCTTCGACATCGAGGTGGACACCACCGACCCCGAGCGCTTCGTGGACGTGGTCTCCGCGCTCGAGCCCACCTTCGGCGGCATCAACCTCGAGGACATCAAGGCCCCCGAGTGCTTCGTCATCGAGCGCGCCCTGCGCGCGCGCATGAAGATCCCCGTCTTCCATGACGATCAGCACGGCACCGCCATCGTGTGCGCGGCCGCCATCCGCAACGGGCTCGTGCTCCAGGGCAAGAAGCTCGAGGAGATCAAGCTCGTCACCTCCGGCGCGGGCGCCGCGGCGCTCGCGTGCGTGGATCTGCTCGTGGAGATGGGGCTGCCCGTCGCCAACGTCACCCTCACGGACATCAAGGGCGTGGTCCACGCGGACCGGGGCGACGAGATGGCGCCCAACATGGCCCGCTACGCACACAAGACCTCCGCGCGCACCCTGCCCGAGGTGCTCGGCGGGGCGGACGTGTTCCTGGGCCTGTCCGCGCCGCGCGTGCTCAAGGCCGAGTGGCTGCACCTGCTGGCGCCCAAGCCCATCATCCTCGCGCTCGCCAACCCCGAGCCGGAGATCCGCCCGGACGCCGCCATGGAGGCCCGCCCCGACGCCATCGTCGCCACGGGCCGCTCGGACTTCCCCAACCAGGTCAACAACGTCCTGTGCTTCCCCTTCGTCTTCCGCGGCGCGCTGGACGTGGGCGCCACGGAGATCAACGAGCCCATGAAGCGCGCGGCCGCCGAGGCCATCGCCGAGCTCGCCCGGGTGGAGGCCAACGAGGTGGTGGCCCAGGCCTACGGCGGCACGGCGCACGTCTTCGGGCCCAGGTACATCATCCCCAAGCCGTTCGACCCCCGGCTCATCCTGAAGATCGCCCCGGCGGTGGCCAAGGCCGCCATGGACTCGGGCGTGGCGCGCCGGCCCATCGCGGACTTCGAGGCCTACCAGCGCGAGCTGGAGCTGTTCGTCTACCGTTCGGGTCAGCTCATGCGGCCGGTGTTCGAGCTGGCCCGTCGCACGCCCCGCCGCGTGGCGTACGCGGAAGGGGAGGATGACCGGGTGCTGCGCGCGGTGCAGAGCGTGGTGGACGAGCAGCTCGCCGAGCCCGTGCTCATCGGCCGGCGCCGGGTCATCACCGAGCGCATCAAGGAGCTGGGGCTGCGGCTGGAGGTCGGCCGGGACGTGCGCGTGGTGGATCCGAGCGAGGACACCGACATCATCGAGCCGCTCATCAAGCGCTACCAGACGCTGGTGGATCGCCGGGGCGTGCCGCTCGACGCCGCCGCGCGCCGGGTGGTGCGCCGGCCCACGGTGGCCGCCTCCATGCTCCTGGAGTCGGGGCAGGTCGACGCCGCGTTGTGCGGCAGCCGGGATGACTGGGGACGGCACATGACGTACGTCATGCCCATCATCCCCAAGCGCCAGGACGTGGGTCGCATCTACGCGCTCTCGGCCCTCATCCTGCAGAACGGCGCGCTGTTCTTCTGCGACACCCACGTCAACATCGATCCCACCGCCGAGCAGGTCGCCGAGATGACGCTGCTGGCCGCCGACGCCGTGCGCCGCTTCGGCATCACCCCCAAGGCCGCACTGCTGTCGCACTCGAGCTTCGGCGCCGGCAACTCCCAGTCCGCCATCAAGATGCGCCAGGCGCTCAAGCTGGTGCGCCAGCGCGCCCCGGAGCTCGAGGTGGACGGCGAGATGCACGCCGACGCGGCGCTCAGCGAGACGCTGCGCCACCGGCTCGTGTCCCACAGTCCGCTGACGGGCTCGGCCAACCTGCTCGTCATGCCCACGCTGGACGCGGCCAACATCGCCATGACGCTCCTGTCCGCGGCCACCGAGGCGCTGCTGGTGGGACCGCTGCTGCTGGGCATCTCCAAGCCCATCCAGGTGCTCGTGCCGCGCGTGACGGCGCGTGGCATCGTCAACATGACGGCCCTGGCCGCGGCGCAGGCCCACGTGCTCGAGCAGGGCACTCCGCGCTGA
- a CDS encoding acyltransferase domain-containing protein, with protein MRHENDAEREASRLGPVFVFSGQGSQWVGMGRELLERSTVFEMVLSACDAQVRRHLGWSLLEAVTEREASLGDIEVSCPAIVAMELALAALWRSWGVEPAAVVGHSIGEVAAAQVAGVLSLEDAMRIICQQGRTMGRLRGRGAMAVVGLTWEQAAEAPPGLEGRLWRVIHASPDWTVVAGEPLVLEQALAHWRRQGVVARWVDSEVAAHCPQVEPFGEELRERLEGLCPRTERLPLFSTVTGGDVAARRLGAEHWVRNLTEPVLFREATGALIARGHHMFLEISPHPLVKHWLESCLEYAGRAGTVLASMRRGREATQHMLETLRRLSGPRPRESRAGTRFRVVDSSVEDGC; from the coding sequence ATGCGTCACGAAAATGATGCGGAACGCGAGGCGAGTCGGCTCGGTCCGGTGTTCGTGTTTTCCGGGCAGGGATCGCAGTGGGTGGGAATGGGGAGGGAGCTGCTGGAGCGCTCGACGGTGTTCGAGATGGTGTTGAGCGCGTGTGACGCGCAGGTGCGCCGGCACCTGGGGTGGTCGCTGCTGGAGGCGGTGACGGAACGGGAGGCGTCGCTCGGGGACATCGAGGTGAGCTGTCCGGCCATCGTGGCGATGGAGCTGGCGCTGGCGGCGCTGTGGCGCTCGTGGGGAGTGGAGCCGGCGGCGGTGGTGGGGCACAGCATCGGCGAGGTGGCGGCGGCGCAGGTGGCCGGGGTGCTGTCGCTGGAGGACGCCATGCGCATCATCTGCCAGCAGGGGCGCACCATGGGGCGGCTGCGGGGCCGGGGGGCGATGGCGGTGGTGGGGCTGACGTGGGAGCAGGCGGCGGAAGCGCCGCCCGGGCTGGAGGGGCGGCTGTGGCGCGTCATCCACGCGAGCCCCGACTGGACGGTGGTGGCGGGGGAGCCGCTCGTGCTGGAGCAGGCGCTGGCGCATTGGCGGAGGCAGGGCGTGGTGGCGCGCTGGGTGGACTCGGAGGTGGCGGCGCACTGCCCCCAGGTGGAGCCCTTCGGCGAGGAGCTGCGCGAGCGGCTCGAGGGCCTGTGTCCCCGGACCGAGCGCCTGCCGCTCTTCTCCACGGTGACGGGGGGCGACGTGGCGGCGCGGCGGCTTGGCGCGGAGCACTGGGTGCGCAACCTCACCGAGCCGGTGTTGTTCCGCGAGGCCACGGGCGCGCTGATCGCGCGTGGGCACCACATGTTCCTGGAGATCAGCCCGCACCCGCTGGTGAAGCACTGGCTGGAGTCGTGCCTGGAGTACGCGGGGCGGGCCGGGACGGTGCTCGCGTCGATGCGGCGGGGACGCGAGGCCACCCAGCACATGCTGGAGACGTTGAGGCGCCTGTCCGGGCCCCGCCCGCGCGAGAGCCGGGCCGGCACCCGGTTCCGCGTGGTGGACTCGTCCGTGGAGGACGGCTGCTAG
- a CDS encoding fumarylacetoacetate hydrolase family protein has protein sequence MTQATDFVIAPAERPSLPIEGTSARFPVRRIYCVGQNYGAHAREMGGDPTRAPPFFFSKPADAVRVPGEPVPYPSSTERLDHEIELVVALKGGGINVTPEQALGLVYGYAVGVDLTRRDLQAVAKKEGRPWDAAKGFDASAPIGVLRRAEGGGLPTGRIHLDVNGQTKQDGQLADMIWNVAEIIAKASQLWRLEPGDLIFTGTPHGVGPLSRGDRVEGGIEGVGTVSFTLS, from the coding sequence ATGACCCAAGCCACCGACTTCGTCATCGCCCCCGCCGAGCGTCCCAGCCTGCCCATCGAGGGCACTTCGGCCCGCTTCCCCGTCCGCCGCATCTACTGCGTGGGCCAGAACTACGGCGCCCACGCCCGGGAGATGGGCGGAGATCCGACGCGTGCGCCGCCGTTCTTCTTCTCCAAGCCGGCCGACGCGGTGCGCGTACCGGGTGAGCCCGTGCCCTATCCGTCCTCCACCGAGCGGCTCGATCACGAGATCGAGCTGGTGGTGGCGCTCAAGGGAGGTGGCATCAACGTCACGCCCGAGCAGGCGCTGGGCCTGGTGTACGGCTACGCGGTGGGGGTGGATCTCACCCGGAGGGACTTGCAGGCCGTGGCGAAGAAGGAGGGGCGCCCGTGGGACGCGGCCAAGGGCTTCGATGCCTCGGCGCCCATCGGCGTGCTGCGCCGGGCCGAGGGCGGGGGACTGCCCACGGGGCGCATCCATCTCGACGTCAATGGCCAGACGAAGCAGGACGGCCAGCTCGCGGACATGATCTGGAACGTGGCGGAGATCATCGCCAAGGCGTCGCAGTTGTGGCGGCTGGAGCCGGGAGATCTGATCTTCACCGGCACGCCCCACGGCGTGGGCCCCCTGTCGCGCGGAGACCGCGTGGAGGGCGGCATCGAGGGCGTGGGCACGGTGTCCTTCACCCTGAGCTGA
- a CDS encoding NUDIX hydrolase — MKEGHSWEGNWRVRLYERVRERGYDSLTAFAEARPTLPLVELAQELGGDDINAVQVFSGLVAEAERSNRLTRLVRGQLVRELWEGLPNGWPAVLDEEARLEVAITLGSWSAFTPVTHEERARQVMAALLATPPPPGWRPLGPDDELLRMLLPDEDV, encoded by the coding sequence ATGAAAGAGGGACATTCCTGGGAGGGCAACTGGAGGGTCCGCCTGTATGAGCGGGTCCGCGAGCGCGGCTACGATTCACTCACCGCCTTCGCCGAGGCGCGCCCTACCCTCCCGCTGGTAGAGCTGGCCCAGGAGCTTGGCGGAGACGACATCAACGCAGTGCAGGTCTTCAGCGGGTTGGTCGCCGAAGCGGAGCGGAGCAACCGACTCACCCGCCTGGTACGGGGGCAACTCGTGCGAGAGCTTTGGGAGGGTCTCCCCAACGGCTGGCCAGCCGTGCTGGACGAAGAAGCTCGTTTAGAGGTCGCCATTACCCTGGGGTCGTGGAGTGCCTTCACTCCAGTCACCCATGAGGAGCGTGCCAGGCAGGTCATGGCGGCCCTTCTCGCCACGCCACCACCGCCAGGTTGGCGCCCGCTCGGGCCCGACGACGAGTTGCTGCGCATGCTGCTGCCTGACGAGGATGTCTAG